AGGGTCGGATCGATGCTGCCGCTGGCCGCCCACTCGCCGTTGCGGTCATAGTTCTCGCCGCGCTGCCGGTGGATCCAGGCGTCCATCAGCACATTCCCAGGGCCGCAGTCGAAACCGGCTACAGGCGCGTTCGGCTCAATCAGGCTCAGATTGCTGAAACCACCGACATTCAGGACTGCGCGATTGCCGTTACGCTCTTCGAACAGCGCTTCATGGAAGGCCGGAACCAAAGGCGCACCTTGGCCGCCGGCGGCCACATCGCGGCTACGGAAGTCACTGACCACCGTAATGCCGGTCAGCTCGGTCAGCAGGGCGGGGTTGCCGATCTGAACCGTAAACCCGCGCGCCGGTTCATGGCGGATGGTCTGGCCGTGGCTGCCGATTGCGCGGATGTCTTCGGGGCTGAGCCGCTGCTGTCCGAGAAGGGTGTGAATGCCTTGCGCTGCGAGCGCCACCCAGTGTTGCTGGGCAATGGCCGAGCGGGCGATCTCATCGGGGCCGCTGGCGCACAAGCCAAGCAGCTCGGCGCGCAGGGACTCAGGCATGGGGAGGTAGTGCGTGGCGATCAGGCGGATCGCCGATGTCTGCTCGATCAGGGCGATGTCCAGACCGTCGAGGCTGGTTCCGGACATCACGCCGATGTAAAGGGCCATGGCTTAACGCTTGCTCGAGGCCAGCAAGGTGGCCTTCTCTTGGTCCATGCGCGCCATCAGCGGCTGGCTCTGTGCGAGGAAGCGGGCGCGTTCGGACTTGGCGATCGGGTCGGCCATCGGCAGCTTCTGGCCCAGCGGGTCGACGTGAACGCCGTTGACCTGGAACTCGTAGTGCAGGTGCGGGCCGGTGGAAAGGCCGGTCGTGCCGATGTAGCCGATCACCTGGCCTTGCTTGACGGTTCCGCCGGTCTTCACGCCTTTGGCGAAGCCCTGCATGTGGCCGTACAGCGTGCGGTAGGTGTTGCCGTGCTGGATGATCACGGTGTTGCCGTAGCCGCCGCGGCGCCCGGCCAGCAGTACCTTGCCGTCGCCGGCTGCCTTGATCGGCGTGCCGCGGGGGGCGGCGTAGTCGACGCCTTTGTGGGCGCGGATCTTGTTGAGGATCGGATGCTTGCGGCCCATGGAGAATTTCGAGCTGATGCGGGCGAAGTCGACCGGCGTGCGGATAAACGCCTTGCGCATGCTGTTGCCGTCAGCGGTGTAGTAGCTGCTGTTGCCTTGTTTGTTGGTGTAGCGCACGGCGGTGTAGGTCTTGCCGCGGTTGGTGAAGCGTGCCGACAGGATGGGGCCGTTGCCGACGGCTTTGCCGTTGACCACTTTCTGCTCGTAGATCACGTCGAATTCGTCGCCCTGACGGATGTCCTGGGCAAAGTCGACGTCGTAGCCGAACACGCTGGCCATGTCCATGGTCAGGCTGTGTGACAGGCCGGCGCGGGCGGCGGACTGCGACAGGGAGCTGTTGATCACGCCATGGACGTACGCGGTGCGTACGGTTGGCTTGGCGGTGACGCGGTTGAATGCGAAACCTTTGTCGTTGCGGGTCAGGGTGATGGTTTCGACATCGCTGACCTTGCTGTGCAGGTTGACCAGCTGGCCTTCGGGATTCAGTTCGAATTCAAGCTTCTGGCCGTGCTTGAGCTGGCTGAATTGCTTGGCTTGCTTGTCGCTGGCCAGCACTTCGTGCACGGCGGCGGCCGGCAGGCCGACCTTTTCGAAGAGGGTGGAAAGCGTATCGCCTTTGGCGACGACCACTTCCCTGTGGCCTGGGGCCTTCTTTGTTTCGGTCGGCGCGGCAGGGGCGGCGGGTGCCTGGGCGGTTTCCGGAGCGGTCTCGTCGCTGTTTTCAATCTGTGCGAAAGGAGAGGTGACGGGCTCGCTTGTGGCTTGGGCGGCGTCGGCGGCGTCTTGATCCTGTGTCAGTTGTTCAACAGGACTTTCCAGTTCAAGGCTCAAGGTTGTCTTTTTGGCTTCAACATCGCTGGAAGGGAATACCAGCAGGGCCAGGCTGAGGAGAGCGGCGATTCCACTTGCAGCCAGCAGGTGGGTTTTCGGGTAAAGCGGCGGCGCTTTAGACGATTCAGTGGTCATAAAGGACTTTGACTTTGAAAAAGATGAATTGGAAAAGATGAATGACATGATGAAGATGAAATAACTGTATAAAATATAACCAAATCATCTCTGAAGCAAGTCTGTGGGCGACATGCCTGTGGATTGGCGTCCGCGCGCCGGGCAAACCTTGTATTTGGTGCGCGATCTTGTATGGTTGGTTCCCTTTGAATCTGAGCCTTGCGGGTCTGTTATGAAGTCGGTTGAAGAGCAGCTAGCGCTGATTAAACGTGGTGCGGAAGAACTGTTGGTCGAGTCCGAGCTGATCGAAAAGCTCAAGCGTGGCCAGCCGCTGCGTATCAAGGCCGGCTTCGATCCGACCGCGCCGGATCTGCACTTGGGGCACACCGTGCTTATTAATAAGCTGCGCCAGTTCCAGGAGCTGGGGCATCAGGTGATCTTCCTGATCGGCGACTTCACCGGGATGATCGGTGATCCGAGCGGCAAGAGCGCGACCCGTCCGCCGCTGACCCGTGAGCAAGTGCTGGAGAATGCCGAGACCTACAAGAGCCAGGTGTTCAAGATTCTGGATCCGGCGAAAACCGAAGTCGCCTTCAACTCCACCTGGATGGATCAGATGGGGCCGGCGGACTTCATTCGCCTGACTTCGCAGTACACGGTGGCCCGCATGCTCGAACGCGACGACTTCGACAAGCGCTACACCACCAATCAGCCGATCGCCATTCATGAGTTCCTCTATCCGCTGGTTCAGGGCTACGAC
This Pseudomonas ekonensis DNA region includes the following protein-coding sequences:
- a CDS encoding anhydro-N-acetylmuramic acid kinase; this translates as MALYIGVMSGTSLDGLDIALIEQTSAIRLIATHYLPMPESLRAELLGLCASGPDEIARSAIAQQHWVALAAQGIHTLLGQQRLSPEDIRAIGSHGQTIRHEPARGFTVQIGNPALLTELTGITVVSDFRSRDVAAGGQGAPLVPAFHEALFEERNGNRAVLNVGGFSNLSLIEPNAPVAGFDCGPGNVLMDAWIHRQRGENYDRNGEWAASGSIDPTLLEALLSDPFFATQGPKSTGREVFNLPWLEGHLSRLPQVAPEDVQATLLELTAHTIVQSLQAAQTETRELLVCGGGAHNATLMKRLAERLPDATVASTATHGVDPDWVEAMAFAWLAHCCLEGITANRPSVTGARGLRVLGAIYPN
- a CDS encoding peptidoglycan DD-metalloendopeptidase family protein — its product is MTTESSKAPPLYPKTHLLAASGIAALLSLALLVFPSSDVEAKKTTLSLELESPVEQLTQDQDAADAAQATSEPVTSPFAQIENSDETAPETAQAPAAPAAPTETKKAPGHREVVVAKGDTLSTLFEKVGLPAAAVHEVLASDKQAKQFSQLKHGQKLEFELNPEGQLVNLHSKVSDVETITLTRNDKGFAFNRVTAKPTVRTAYVHGVINSSLSQSAARAGLSHSLTMDMASVFGYDVDFAQDIRQGDEFDVIYEQKVVNGKAVGNGPILSARFTNRGKTYTAVRYTNKQGNSSYYTADGNSMRKAFIRTPVDFARISSKFSMGRKHPILNKIRAHKGVDYAAPRGTPIKAAGDGKVLLAGRRGGYGNTVIIQHGNTYRTLYGHMQGFAKGVKTGGTVKQGQVIGYIGTTGLSTGPHLHYEFQVNGVHVDPLGQKLPMADPIAKSERARFLAQSQPLMARMDQEKATLLASSKR